In Hermetia illucens chromosome 5, iHerIll2.2.curated.20191125, whole genome shotgun sequence, a single window of DNA contains:
- the LOC119658036 gene encoding vitellogenin-2-like, with protein sequence MLITKISLLIVIIILNLITCNAAGLSDILNSAKNIATGTAKKLPDFLPTPKFLVQTTKEIVAGYPFEVALKAINQLCSAALSADAIEPRVSPDIKNMSFVLMTPKENFSFPLMEAKSMWGHSAFDPTKKVVILTTGWTTDLKEPRNDINTLAEAYFCRGDSNFVVVDSARFIDTLYTWSAFNTEEIGESIGKGLAELIKVVPRENIHLIGHSLGAHISGVAGRSFTFHTGELLPRITGLDPANPCFNEGEALTGLQRGDAEFVDVIHTNSRALGQRDPLGDVDFYPGGVTSLPPGCLDISCAHLRAWRYYAESVRPGNEMNFMGVKCSALYKLNSGKCLGEPAPMGYMTPSTIKGNYFLDVNAAEPFGKNATRNQQKCA encoded by the exons ATGCTCATAACGAAAATCTCTTTGCTCATCGTAatcattattttgaatttgattacATGCAATGCAGCCGGCCTCTCAGATATCCTCAACTCAGCGAAAAACATAGCAACGGGAACAGCTAAAAAACTTCCTGATTTTTTGCCAACTCCGAAATTTCTCGTCCAAACAACGAAGGAAATCGTCGCAGGATATCCCTTTGAAGTAGCGCTTAAAGCTATTAATCAGCTTT GTTCTGCTGCTCTCTCGGCTGATGCCATCGAGCCTCGGGTATCACCTGATATCAAGAATATGAGTTTCGTATTGATGACTCCGAAGGAAAACTTCTCATTCCCGCTCATGGAAGCCAAGTCAATGTGGGGCCATTCCGCTTTCGACCCGACCAAGAAAGTGGTCATCCTGACAACAGGCTGGACAACGGACTTGAAAGAGCCCCGAAACGACATCAACACCCTTGCGGAGGCGTACTTTTGTCGGGGCGATTCGAATTTCGTG GTTGTTGATTCTGCACGTTTCATTGACACCCTATACACGTGGTCGGCATTTAATACCGAAGAAATTGGTGAAAGTATCGGAAAAGGCTTAGCGGAATTAATTAAAGTCGTGCCACGTGAGAACATCCATCTCATAG GGCACAGCTTAGGAGCGCACATATCGGGTGTGGCCGGACGTTCGTTTACATTCCACACAGGCGAGCTCCTGCCACGAATCACTGGATTAGACCCGGCCAATCCGTGCTTCAACGAAGGCGAGGCCCTAACAGGATTGCAGCGGGGCGATGCCGAATTCGTCGACGTAATTCACACCAATTCGAGAGCTTTGGGGCAACGTGACCCGCTAGGGGATGTAGACTTCTACCCGGGTGGAGTGACTTCTTTGCCCCCTGGCTGTCTTGATATCAGTTGCGCCCATTTGCGTGCATGGAGATATTATGCCGAATCTGTTCGACCCGGAAATGAGATGAATTTCATGGGAGTCAAATGTAGCGCCTTGTACAAGTTGAATTCCGGAAAGTGCCTGGGTGAACCAGCCCCAATGGGATACATGACGCCGAGTACAATTAAAGGTAATTACTTCCTGGATGTGAATGCGGCCGAACCGTTCGGTAAGAACGCCACCCGCAACCAACAGAAGTGCGCTTAA